From one Asterias amurensis chromosome 14, ASM3211899v1 genomic stretch:
- the LOC139946870 gene encoding acetyl-CoA acetyltransferase, mitochondrial-like isoform X2 encodes MIKIPMAAMNRLINVPKSLWDVVIVSAVRTPIGSFRGTLASVPATRLGAIAIQEAIHKAGIPNEEVKEVYMGNVIQAGEGQAPARQAALGAGLPLSTPCTTINKVCASGMKAVMMATQSLMCGHQDVMVAGGMESMSNVPFLMPRSEPAYGGHRLEDAIVKDGLSDVYNKIHMGNCGEDTAKKLDISRAQQDEFALGSYKKSQAAGAAGVFQKEIVPVNVPQRRGKPDIVVAEDEEYHRVNFDKITSLKTVFEKDGTITAGNASTLNDGAAAMVLMTSQAADRLGVKPLARILGFADAAVAPIEFPIAPAYAMPKVLEQTGVKLEDVSMFEVNEAFSVVVLANIKLLGLDPSKVNVNGGAVSIGHPIGMSGARITGHMVHNLQSGEKGLAGICNGGGGASAILIEKL; translated from the exons GATGTTGTGATTGTGAGTGCAGTAAGGACCCCCATTGGATCATTCAGGGGCACCTTGGCTAGCGTCCCAGCAACCAGACTTGGTGCCATAGCAATCCAAGAAGCCATCCACAAAGCAG GAATCCCTAATGAAGAAGTCAAGGAGGTGTACATGGGGAATGTGATCCAGGCAGGAGAAGGCCAAGCACCAGCGAGACAGGCTGCCCTCGGAGCTG GTCTTCCTCTCAGCACTCCTTGTACCACCATCAACAAGGTCTGTGCCTCCGGAATGAAAGCAGTCATGATGGCAACTCAGAGTCTCATGTGTGGTCACCAG GATGTGATGGTTGCTGGTGGTATGGAAAGTATGTCCAACGTTCCATTCCTCATGCCAAGATCCGAACCCGCCTATGGAGGTCACCGCCTTGAG gaTGCAATTGTCAAGGATGGCTTAAGTGACGTGTACAACAAGATCCACATGGGAAACTGCGGGGAAGACACGGCTAAGAAACTGGATATCTCCCGGGCCCAGCAAGATGAATTCGCTCTGGGGTCTTACAAGAAAAGCCAAGCAGCCGGAGCA GCTGGCGTCTTCCAAAAGGAGATTGTCCCCGTCAATGTACCACAAAGGAGAG GGAAGCCGGACATTGTAGTGGCAGAGGACGAGGAGTATCATAGAGTCAACTTTGACAAGATTACGTCGCTCAAGACTGTCTTTGAAAAAGATG GTACAATAACAGCTGGGAATGCAAGCACCTTGAATGACGGAGCAGCAGCTATGGTTCTAATGACATCACAGGCTGCTGATAGACTAGGAGTCAAACCACTCGCAAGAATTCTAG GTTTTGCCGATGCAGCCGTAGCCCCCATTGAGTTTCCTATTGCACCGGCATATGCCATGCCAAAG GTCTTGGAGCAAACGGGAGTGAAGCTTGAGGACGTATCAATGTTTGAAGTGAATGAAGCATTCAGCGTTGTGGTATTAGCCAACATTAAGCTCCTTGGGCTTGATCCAAGTAAAGTCAACGTCAACGGTGGAGCAGTCAGCATTGGACACCCCATAGG AATGTCAGGGGCAAGAATCACAGGACACATGGTACATAATCTGCAATCTGGCGAGAAGGGTCTGGCGGGAATCTGTAATGGCGGCGGTGGGGCCTCAGCAATTCTTATCGAGAAACTCTAA
- the LOC139946870 gene encoding acetyl-CoA acetyltransferase, mitochondrial-like isoform X1, with translation MIKIPMAAMNRLINVPKSLWLPGGQSLRRTLATASGLNDVVIVSAVRTPIGSFRGTLASVPATRLGAIAIQEAIHKAGIPNEEVKEVYMGNVIQAGEGQAPARQAALGAGLPLSTPCTTINKVCASGMKAVMMATQSLMCGHQDVMVAGGMESMSNVPFLMPRSEPAYGGHRLEDAIVKDGLSDVYNKIHMGNCGEDTAKKLDISRAQQDEFALGSYKKSQAAGAAGVFQKEIVPVNVPQRRGKPDIVVAEDEEYHRVNFDKITSLKTVFEKDGTITAGNASTLNDGAAAMVLMTSQAADRLGVKPLARILGFADAAVAPIEFPIAPAYAMPKVLEQTGVKLEDVSMFEVNEAFSVVVLANIKLLGLDPSKVNVNGGAVSIGHPIGMSGARITGHMVHNLQSGEKGLAGICNGGGGASAILIEKL, from the exons GATGTTGTGATTGTGAGTGCAGTAAGGACCCCCATTGGATCATTCAGGGGCACCTTGGCTAGCGTCCCAGCAACCAGACTTGGTGCCATAGCAATCCAAGAAGCCATCCACAAAGCAG GAATCCCTAATGAAGAAGTCAAGGAGGTGTACATGGGGAATGTGATCCAGGCAGGAGAAGGCCAAGCACCAGCGAGACAGGCTGCCCTCGGAGCTG GTCTTCCTCTCAGCACTCCTTGTACCACCATCAACAAGGTCTGTGCCTCCGGAATGAAAGCAGTCATGATGGCAACTCAGAGTCTCATGTGTGGTCACCAG GATGTGATGGTTGCTGGTGGTATGGAAAGTATGTCCAACGTTCCATTCCTCATGCCAAGATCCGAACCCGCCTATGGAGGTCACCGCCTTGAG gaTGCAATTGTCAAGGATGGCTTAAGTGACGTGTACAACAAGATCCACATGGGAAACTGCGGGGAAGACACGGCTAAGAAACTGGATATCTCCCGGGCCCAGCAAGATGAATTCGCTCTGGGGTCTTACAAGAAAAGCCAAGCAGCCGGAGCA GCTGGCGTCTTCCAAAAGGAGATTGTCCCCGTCAATGTACCACAAAGGAGAG GGAAGCCGGACATTGTAGTGGCAGAGGACGAGGAGTATCATAGAGTCAACTTTGACAAGATTACGTCGCTCAAGACTGTCTTTGAAAAAGATG GTACAATAACAGCTGGGAATGCAAGCACCTTGAATGACGGAGCAGCAGCTATGGTTCTAATGACATCACAGGCTGCTGATAGACTAGGAGTCAAACCACTCGCAAGAATTCTAG GTTTTGCCGATGCAGCCGTAGCCCCCATTGAGTTTCCTATTGCACCGGCATATGCCATGCCAAAG GTCTTGGAGCAAACGGGAGTGAAGCTTGAGGACGTATCAATGTTTGAAGTGAATGAAGCATTCAGCGTTGTGGTATTAGCCAACATTAAGCTCCTTGGGCTTGATCCAAGTAAAGTCAACGTCAACGGTGGAGCAGTCAGCATTGGACACCCCATAGG AATGTCAGGGGCAAGAATCACAGGACACATGGTACATAATCTGCAATCTGGCGAGAAGGGTCTGGCGGGAATCTGTAATGGCGGCGGTGGGGCCTCAGCAATTCTTATCGAGAAACTCTAA